The Quercus robur chromosome 7, dhQueRobu3.1, whole genome shotgun sequence genome has a segment encoding these proteins:
- the LOC126690818 gene encoding ethylene-responsive transcription factor ERF024 has product MQHYPQSSTNTSSSSSSSSSNATVTAGAAPPASGRHPVYRGVRRRSSGKWVSEIREPRKPNRIWLGTFPTPEMAAVAYDVAALALKGPYAELNFPNSASSLPVPASTSPRDIQAAAASAASAIGAAASAIGAGIDVSTGNEGHGAQRTGEMQQPMLGEFVDEDLIFDMPNVLVNMAEGMMLSPPRYDIAGDAENTEDHTDQNLWKFP; this is encoded by the coding sequence atgcaGCATTATCCACAATCATCCACAAACACAAGTTCTAGCAGTTCTAGCAGTAGCAGCAATGCCACTGTGACTGCTGGGGCAGCACCTCCGGCTAGTGGCCGCCACCCGGTTTATCGTGGAGTAAGGCGCCGGAGTAGTGGCAAATGGGTGTCGGAAATTCGTGAGCCAAGGAAGCCTAATAGGATTTGGCTAGGCACATTTCCTACTCCTGAAATGGCTGCAGTGGCTTATGATGTAGCAGCTCTTGCTCTTAAGGGCCCATATGCCGAACTTAACTTTCCCAACTCTGCCTCGTCTTTGCCCGTGCCTGCTTCCACATCCCCACGTGATATCCAAGCGGCTGCAGCCTCTGCCGCCTCTGCTATTGGGGCGGCTGCCTCTGCTATTGGGGCTGGAATAGATGTCTCAACTGGGAATGAAGGTCATGGTGCTCAACGCACAGGTGAGATGCAACAACCAATGCTTGGTGAATTTGTTGATGAGGATTTGATCTTTGACATGCCAAATGTTCTTGTCAATATGGCGGAAGGGATGATGCTTAGCCCTCCTCGCTATGACATTGCTGGGGATGCAGAAAACACTGAGGATCACACTGATCAGAACCTTTGGAAATTTCCATAG